A single region of the Pontibacter kalidii genome encodes:
- a CDS encoding RNA polymerase sigma factor, which translates to MTEAELIAGCQRADGKAQKFLYERFASQMYGVCLRYLKNQMDAEEALLNGFMKIYQHVDRFEGKGSFEGWVRRIMVNEALAFLRKKEPLHLAMEDTYIQVATPTGADHDLAEGELLELLGTLPAGYRAVFNLYAIEGYAHKEIADMLGITEGTSKSQLSKARAMLQRRLEGQEAIAS; encoded by the coding sequence GTGACAGAAGCAGAACTGATAGCAGGGTGCCAACGGGCAGACGGGAAGGCACAGAAGTTCCTGTACGAGCGCTTTGCCTCGCAGATGTATGGCGTTTGCCTGCGCTACCTGAAGAACCAGATGGATGCAGAGGAGGCGCTGCTGAACGGGTTTATGAAGATCTACCAGCACGTAGACCGTTTCGAGGGCAAAGGCAGCTTTGAGGGCTGGGTGCGTCGGATTATGGTGAACGAGGCACTGGCTTTTCTGCGCAAAAAGGAGCCGCTGCACCTGGCCATGGAAGACACCTATATACAGGTGGCCACCCCAACCGGTGCCGACCACGATCTGGCCGAGGGCGAGTTGCTGGAGCTGCTGGGAACTTTACCCGCGGGCTACAGGGCAGTTTTTAACCTGTATGCCATAGAAGGATATGCACACAAGGAGATAGCTGATATGCTCGGGATTACCGAGGGCACTTCAAAGTCGCAGTTGAGCAAGGCACGCGCCATGCTGCAACGCAGGCTGGAGGGGCAGGAAGCTATCGCCAGTTAA
- a CDS encoding ABC transporter ATP-binding protein, giving the protein MPTILEIKDLKKTYDSGDRHLTVLQGINFSLEAGDVCAIVGPSGSGKTTLLGLSAGLDRASSGSVILNGIKLDDLSEDERAQVRNQYVGFIFQNFQLIPTLTALENVMVPLELRGERNVQQQAMDLLARVGLAERVDHYPTQLSGGEQQRVSLARAFSNRPAILFADEPTGNLDEETGERVEKLLFDLNREAGTTLVLVTHDLELAAKTDRIIRIKGGTVVSDEVTSLVNKG; this is encoded by the coding sequence GTGCCTACCATACTTGAAATTAAAGACCTGAAGAAGACCTACGACAGCGGCGACCGACACCTGACGGTGCTGCAAGGTATAAATTTTTCCTTAGAGGCCGGAGATGTCTGTGCTATAGTGGGACCTTCCGGCAGCGGTAAGACCACGCTACTGGGCCTTTCGGCCGGCCTCGACAGGGCCTCTTCCGGATCCGTTATACTGAATGGCATCAAACTAGACGACCTTTCGGAGGACGAGCGGGCGCAGGTGCGCAACCAGTATGTGGGGTTTATTTTCCAGAACTTCCAGCTTATCCCCACGCTCACCGCTCTGGAGAACGTGATGGTGCCCCTGGAGCTGCGTGGTGAGCGCAATGTGCAGCAGCAGGCGATGGATTTGCTGGCCCGCGTGGGCCTTGCGGAGCGGGTCGACCATTACCCTACCCAGCTTTCCGGCGGGGAGCAGCAGCGGGTTTCGCTGGCGCGGGCCTTCTCCAACAGGCCGGCCATACTTTTTGCGGACGAGCCCACCGGTAACCTGGACGAGGAGACCGGAGAGCGCGTGGAGAAGCTGCTCTTCGACCTGAACCGGGAGGCTGGCACCACACTGGTGCTGGTGACGCATGACCTGGAACTGGCCGCTAAGACAGACCGTATCATCCGCATTAAAGGCGGCACGGTGGTCTCAGACGAGGTTACCTCTCTGGTTAATAAAGGGTAA
- a CDS encoding arylesterase, whose protein sequence is MTIKNQFLTLAVAALVTLYGCSEGQPNEQVAAEKETRAAAGADAKAEAETQIILFFGNSLTAGYGLDKPDLAFPGLIQQRIDSLDLPYKVVNAGLSGETTAGGKSRIDWLLKKQPVDVFVLELGANDGLRGISTEETYANLKAIIQKVRASNPDVKIILTGMQMPPSMGQKYSKDFREVFTRVAEEENVALVPFLLEGVGGEADLNQGDGIHPTEEGQKILAKNVWEVLGPILQEETVATEV, encoded by the coding sequence ATGACGATAAAGAATCAATTTTTAACCCTCGCAGTGGCGGCCCTAGTCACCTTGTACGGTTGCAGCGAAGGCCAGCCAAATGAGCAAGTAGCTGCGGAGAAAGAGACGCGTGCCGCCGCCGGTGCCGATGCAAAAGCTGAGGCGGAGACGCAGATCATCCTTTTCTTCGGCAACAGCCTTACGGCCGGCTATGGGCTGGATAAGCCTGACCTGGCGTTCCCGGGGCTTATACAGCAGCGCATCGACTCTCTGGATTTGCCCTACAAGGTGGTGAATGCCGGCTTGAGCGGCGAAACCACGGCTGGAGGCAAGAGCCGCATCGATTGGCTGCTGAAGAAACAACCAGTCGACGTTTTTGTACTGGAGTTAGGCGCCAACGATGGCCTCCGCGGCATTTCCACGGAAGAAACGTATGCAAACCTCAAGGCCATCATCCAGAAAGTGCGCGCCAGCAACCCGGATGTAAAGATCATACTTACAGGTATGCAGATGCCGCCAAGTATGGGCCAGAAGTATTCAAAAGATTTCCGGGAGGTGTTTACGCGTGTGGCCGAGGAGGAGAACGTGGCGCTGGTCCCTTTCCTACTGGAAGGCGTGGGCGGTGAGGCTGACCTGAACCAGGGCGATGGCATCCATCCGACAGAGGAGGGACAAAAGATCCTGGCCAAGAACGTTTGGGAGGTGCTGGGGCCGATCTTGCAGGAAGAAACGGTCGCCACAGAAGTATAA
- a CDS encoding CusA/CzcA family heavy metal efflux RND transporter, with protein MFQKIISFSIHNKLVVGLMVLALVVVGIYNLTKLPVDAVPDITNNQVQVVTSSPTLAAQEVERFITTPIEIALANVPDAIEMRSVSRFGLSVITVVFEDGVDIYLARQLIKERLDLAVEEIPPGVGTPEMAPVSTGLGEIYQYTIHVKEGSDKEYSPMELRTVQDWIVRRQLLGTPGVADVSSFGGFLKEYEVALNPDRLRSLNLTVPDVLEAISRNNENTGAAYIEKNNSAFFIRGLGMVSELEDIEQIVINNRNGVPVLVSDVAEVKYGHPVRYGALTRNNEGEVVGGIVLMYKDANSSQVIKAVQERVETIQASLPEGLVIDAYLDRSELVDRAVNTVIKNLVEGGLIVVFVLVLMLGNLRAGLVVASVIPLSMLFAITMMNLFGVSGNLMSLGAIDFGLIVDGSVIIVESVLHFIVAKNAKLPLRKLTQREMDLEVESAASKIMNSAAFGMIIILIVYLPILALVGIEGKMFRPMAQTVSFAIIGALILSLTYVPMISTLILSKKTKHKRNISDRLMEKIMHYYQPVIKFALRSKALVLGTALGLLAVSLVVFSRMGGEFIPQLDEGDFAMDLRLVPGASLEQTVQTTLKASEILQKNFPEVKEVIGKIGTAEIPTDPMPIEAADVMILLKPREEWTSASTREELATKMDSALQVLPGVNYGFQQPIQLRFNELITGARQDVAVKIYGEDLDELSALASEAERLIRPVQGAQDLFVEEVTGLPQIVVEYRRERLAQYGLQVMDVNRVLRTAFAGETAGSVYEGDRRFDLVVRLQQDYRQNLNDIEDLFVPLPNGGQVPLLQVADIRVENGPMQISREEGRRRIVVGFNVRDRDVESIVEEVKLKLERELKLPAGYYITYGGQFENLVNAKQRLQIAVPAALLLILVLLYFTFRSMKQGLLIFTAIPLAAIGGIFALWLRDMPFSISAGVGFIALFGVAVLNGIVLIGYLNQLKREGWDNVYERVIEGTTVRLRPVLMTASVAALGFLPMALSGSAGAEVQRPLATVVIGGLVTSTLLTLVVLPVLYYIFTSREEKKTQAFKVHPVVLLLLSIGLYFGGGLSTQAQEAPQQLDLQGALQYARENNPTLRAAQLETERQRALKGAAYDLPKTSLNYKRGQVSTAETDEEITVTQQFAFPTVYGRQARLADAHASQAEIRQRLTERQVLRDVKLAFEQWQHMQARRQLILAQDSLYANFERAARVRERAGETGALERATAEAKRLGMKAELAQATADATMAETRLRQLLNAPEGAISFVVAPQQKYTSEVLTDTSTAHVWLQLLQSEVQVAQQETKLEKARLLPDFSIGYFNQTFIGESPALDPSRVYGNSDRFTGVEAGISVPLWFGAQKSRITAARLHEQAVEKQAEARERSLEADLKNALQELEKQAQQLLYYEQGALQQAAQLEKAADISFRLGEVDYVEFVQAMEQAYTLRLQYLNALLHYNQSIINLQYLTGEE; from the coding sequence ATGTTTCAAAAGATTATTAGTTTCTCCATTCATAATAAACTGGTGGTGGGGCTGATGGTGCTGGCATTGGTAGTGGTGGGTATTTACAACCTTACCAAACTACCCGTAGATGCCGTGCCCGACATCACCAACAACCAGGTGCAGGTGGTCACTTCCTCGCCCACGCTGGCTGCCCAGGAGGTAGAGCGCTTTATCACCACACCCATAGAAATTGCCCTGGCCAACGTGCCCGATGCCATCGAGATGCGCTCGGTGTCGCGCTTTGGTCTATCTGTTATTACCGTTGTCTTTGAGGACGGCGTAGACATTTACCTGGCCCGCCAGCTCATCAAAGAACGCCTCGATCTGGCCGTAGAAGAGATCCCACCCGGAGTGGGCACACCGGAAATGGCCCCTGTCAGCACCGGCCTCGGGGAGATTTACCAGTACACCATCCACGTGAAGGAAGGCAGCGACAAGGAGTATAGTCCTATGGAGCTGCGCACCGTGCAGGACTGGATCGTGCGCCGGCAGCTGCTCGGCACGCCCGGCGTAGCTGACGTGAGTAGCTTTGGCGGCTTTTTGAAAGAGTATGAGGTAGCCCTGAACCCGGACCGCCTCCGCAGCCTGAACCTAACCGTGCCCGACGTGCTGGAGGCTATCAGCAGGAATAACGAAAACACCGGCGCCGCCTACATCGAGAAGAACAACAGCGCGTTCTTTATCCGGGGCCTGGGCATGGTGAGTGAGCTCGAGGACATTGAGCAGATTGTGATCAACAACCGCAACGGTGTGCCGGTACTGGTAAGCGATGTGGCCGAGGTGAAGTATGGCCATCCGGTGCGCTACGGCGCGCTTACCCGCAACAATGAAGGCGAAGTGGTGGGCGGCATCGTGCTCATGTATAAAGACGCCAACTCCTCTCAGGTGATCAAGGCAGTGCAGGAGCGGGTAGAAACTATCCAGGCTTCGCTGCCGGAAGGGCTGGTGATCGACGCTTACCTCGACCGCAGTGAACTGGTCGACAGAGCCGTGAACACCGTCATTAAAAACCTGGTAGAGGGGGGCCTGATCGTAGTGTTTGTGCTCGTGCTCATGCTCGGCAACCTGCGGGCCGGCTTGGTGGTGGCCTCCGTTATTCCGCTCTCCATGCTCTTTGCTATTACAATGATGAACCTCTTCGGCGTATCAGGCAACCTGATGAGCCTGGGCGCAATCGACTTCGGTTTAATTGTGGACGGCTCAGTCATCATTGTGGAGTCGGTGCTGCACTTTATCGTGGCCAAGAACGCCAAGCTGCCGCTCCGAAAACTCACCCAACGAGAAATGGACCTGGAAGTAGAAAGCGCAGCCTCCAAGATTATGAACTCCGCCGCCTTTGGTATGATCATCATTCTGATCGTCTACCTACCTATTCTGGCGCTGGTAGGCATTGAGGGCAAGATGTTCCGGCCGATGGCGCAAACGGTAAGTTTTGCCATTATCGGCGCGCTCATCCTCTCGCTTACCTACGTGCCCATGATCTCCACACTGATCCTGAGCAAAAAGACAAAGCACAAGCGCAACATCTCTGACCGCCTCATGGAAAAGATCATGCACTACTACCAGCCGGTCATTAAATTTGCCCTGCGCAGCAAAGCCCTGGTCCTGGGTACGGCGCTAGGCCTGCTCGCCGTCAGCCTGGTAGTATTCAGCCGCATGGGGGGTGAGTTTATTCCGCAGCTGGATGAAGGCGACTTTGCCATGGACCTGCGCCTGGTGCCCGGGGCATCGCTTGAGCAAACGGTGCAAACCACCCTTAAGGCCAGCGAGATACTGCAAAAGAATTTCCCGGAGGTGAAGGAAGTGATCGGAAAAATAGGTACGGCCGAGATTCCGACAGACCCCATGCCCATAGAGGCTGCTGATGTAATGATCCTGCTCAAACCGCGCGAGGAATGGACTAGCGCCAGCACCCGTGAGGAACTGGCCACCAAGATGGATTCCGCGCTGCAGGTACTGCCGGGCGTGAACTATGGCTTCCAGCAGCCTATCCAGCTGCGCTTCAACGAGCTGATCACCGGTGCCCGACAGGATGTGGCCGTTAAGATCTACGGCGAGGACCTGGACGAGCTGAGTGCACTGGCAAGCGAGGCAGAGCGCTTGATTCGGCCAGTACAGGGTGCGCAGGACCTGTTTGTGGAGGAAGTAACGGGATTGCCGCAGATTGTGGTGGAGTACAGGCGCGAGCGCCTGGCCCAGTATGGCCTGCAGGTGATGGATGTGAACCGCGTGCTGCGCACCGCTTTTGCCGGCGAAACCGCAGGATCGGTATACGAGGGGGATCGCCGCTTTGACCTGGTGGTGCGCTTGCAGCAGGACTACCGCCAGAACCTGAACGATATCGAAGATCTCTTCGTGCCGCTGCCGAACGGCGGGCAGGTGCCGCTGCTGCAGGTGGCCGACATCCGCGTGGAGAATGGCCCGATGCAGATTTCCCGCGAGGAAGGCCGCCGCCGCATTGTAGTTGGCTTTAACGTACGCGATCGCGATGTAGAGTCGATTGTGGAGGAAGTGAAGCTAAAACTGGAGCGGGAGCTAAAATTGCCGGCCGGCTACTACATCACCTACGGGGGCCAGTTCGAGAACCTGGTAAACGCCAAGCAGCGCCTGCAGATCGCGGTGCCGGCAGCGTTGCTGCTCATCCTGGTGTTGCTGTACTTTACGTTTAGGTCGATGAAACAGGGGCTGCTCATATTCACGGCCATACCACTGGCTGCGATCGGCGGTATCTTTGCCCTCTGGCTGCGCGATATGCCGTTCAGTATATCGGCCGGTGTTGGCTTCATTGCCTTGTTCGGCGTGGCGGTGCTGAACGGCATCGTGCTGATCGGCTACCTGAACCAGCTGAAGCGCGAGGGGTGGGACAATGTGTATGAACGGGTAATCGAGGGCACAACCGTGCGCCTTCGTCCGGTGCTTATGACGGCCTCTGTGGCAGCGCTTGGCTTCCTGCCGATGGCGCTTTCCGGATCAGCGGGGGCCGAGGTGCAGCGGCCACTGGCTACTGTCGTGATCGGAGGCTTGGTGACCTCTACTTTGCTGACGCTGGTGGTGCTGCCAGTGCTCTACTATATCTTTACATCCAGAGAGGAGAAGAAAACACAAGCTTTTAAGGTACACCCGGTTGTGCTGCTTCTCTTAAGTATAGGTTTATACTTTGGCGGTGGGCTTTCCACACAGGCGCAGGAGGCGCCGCAGCAGCTGGACCTGCAGGGCGCGCTGCAATACGCGCGGGAGAACAACCCCACGCTTCGTGCCGCACAGCTGGAAACCGAGCGGCAAAGGGCCCTGAAGGGAGCGGCCTATGACCTGCCCAAAACCAGCCTGAACTATAAGCGCGGCCAGGTGAGCACCGCGGAGACAGATGAGGAGATCACCGTGACGCAGCAGTTCGCATTCCCGACCGTGTACGGGCGGCAGGCCAGACTAGCTGATGCGCATGCCTCTCAGGCGGAGATAAGACAACGGCTGACGGAGCGGCAGGTGCTGCGCGACGTAAAGCTTGCTTTCGAGCAATGGCAGCACATGCAGGCCAGGCGCCAGCTTATACTGGCACAGGACTCGCTTTACGCGAATTTCGAGCGGGCTGCCCGGGTAAGGGAACGCGCCGGCGAGACGGGTGCCCTGGAGCGGGCCACAGCCGAGGCCAAGCGCCTGGGCATGAAAGCCGAGCTGGCGCAGGCCACCGCTGACGCAACGATGGCCGAAACACGCCTTCGCCAGCTGCTGAACGCCCCAGAGGGGGCTATTAGCTTTGTCGTGGCCCCGCAGCAGAAGTATACATCCGAAGTATTAACCGACACATCCACCGCACACGTATGGCTGCAGCTGCTGCAGAGCGAGGTACAGGTGGCCCAGCAGGAGACCAAGCTTGAAAAAGCAAGGCTGCTGCCCGACTTTAGCATCGGCTACTTCAACCAGACATTTATCGGCGAGAGCCCGGCGCTGGACCCGTCACGGGTTTACGGCAACTCCGACCGCTTCACAGGCGTGGAGGCCGGCATTTCGGTGCCGCTATGGTTTGGGGCGCAGAAATCTCGGATTACGGCCGCACGTCTGCATGAGCAGGCGGTAGAGAAGCAAGCGGAGGCGCGGGAGCGTAGCCTCGAAGCCGACCTGAAGAACGCGCTGCAGGAGCTGGAGAAGCAGGCGCAGCAACTCCTGTATTACGAGCAGGGGGCGCTGCAACAGGCAGCCCAGCTCGAGAAGGCCGCTGACATCAGCTTCAGGCTAGGAGAGGTAGATTATGTGGAGTTTGTGCAGGCCATGGAGCAGGCCTATACGCTACGCCTGCAATACCTCAACGCCCTCCTGCACTATAACCAGAGCATCATCAACCTACAGTATTTAACCGGAGAAGAATAA
- a CDS encoding efflux RND transporter periplasmic adaptor subunit: MRQYIIPAALAAILFTTACSEQTQTKPETAAAEAPTVATEPDVVQFSQQMQQVSQVEVGPLEERTLSARVPAKGQLSLPPQGMASVSPLIGGMVRSIHVIEGDFVQKGKVLATIENPELLQLQEAYLSASSQLGMARQEYERQKMLSEEQVGALRRYQQATSEVKVLEAKLNSLREQLQTLGISPKNVENGRITRTLNLTAPISGYVQSIAINLGTFAEPNQPVLQIIDDRHLHLDLNVFEKDFSQLEKGQKVVFSLPNVSGKEVEAEIFAIGKSFEGETRVVPVHAEIKNNQNKGLLPGMYINGHILTGKHTALSVPEEAIVLYRNKAYVFQQLSENTFKMIPVETGVTENGFTEVRLEEVLPLDAQVVQKGASFILSEKMKSEVAEE; encoded by the coding sequence ATGAGACAATATATAATACCGGCAGCACTCGCTGCCATACTTTTCACTACCGCTTGTTCCGAGCAAACGCAGACCAAGCCGGAGACAGCAGCAGCAGAAGCCCCCACTGTAGCCACAGAACCAGATGTCGTACAGTTCTCCCAGCAAATGCAGCAGGTGAGCCAGGTGGAGGTAGGCCCCCTGGAGGAGCGAACCCTTTCTGCCCGTGTGCCTGCAAAAGGCCAACTGTCGTTGCCGCCGCAGGGGATGGCCAGTGTCAGCCCGCTGATAGGGGGCATGGTACGCAGCATCCACGTGATTGAAGGTGATTTTGTACAGAAAGGAAAGGTGCTGGCCACCATCGAGAACCCGGAACTGCTACAATTGCAGGAGGCTTACCTCTCGGCGAGCAGCCAGCTTGGGATGGCGCGGCAGGAGTATGAGCGCCAGAAAATGCTTTCGGAGGAACAGGTTGGCGCCCTGCGAAGGTACCAGCAGGCCACCAGCGAAGTAAAAGTGTTGGAGGCAAAGCTGAATTCACTGCGGGAGCAGTTGCAAACGCTGGGCATCTCGCCTAAGAACGTAGAGAACGGGCGCATCACGCGCACCCTCAACCTCACGGCCCCTATTTCGGGCTACGTGCAATCCATCGCCATTAACCTGGGTACGTTTGCGGAGCCAAACCAGCCTGTGCTGCAGATTATTGACGACAGGCACCTGCACCTGGACCTGAATGTGTTTGAGAAAGATTTCTCACAGCTGGAGAAAGGGCAGAAGGTGGTCTTTTCGCTGCCAAACGTGTCAGGGAAGGAGGTAGAGGCAGAAATCTTCGCCATCGGCAAATCGTTTGAGGGGGAAACCCGCGTGGTGCCGGTGCACGCCGAGATAAAGAATAACCAGAACAAAGGCCTGCTGCCGGGCATGTACATCAACGGCCATATCCTGACGGGTAAGCATACTGCGCTCTCGGTTCCGGAAGAGGCGATCGTCTTGTACAGGAATAAAGCTTACGTCTTTCAGCAGCTCAGCGAAAACACCTTCAAGATGATACCTGTGGAGACGGGCGTCACAGAAAATGGCTTTACCGAAGTCCGTTTAGAGGAAGTACTGCCCCTGGACGCGCAGGTGGTACAGAAAGGGGCCTCGTTTATACTTTCAGAGAAGATGAAGTCTGAGGTGGCGGAAGAATAG